The sequence CTTTTTTAAAGATAAACAACAGGCCTTTTATAAATTTGGTTGAAAACGCGCTGCGCCATTTTTCCAGGGCAAAAATTTACGTATGGAAAAAAACGGAAAAACCCGTCGCGCGCGAAAAAATCAACCCTGAGCAGAATCAGTCCCCGCAATCTCCGCTCAACCAGACGCCGGCAGTCTCCAAAAAAAGATTAAGCGATTTGGCGTGGAGCCTTGATATTAAAAAAGATGGAATTGAACAAAGATAAAAAATATGCCGCCTAACACGTTAAAAAGCAAAGCGTCGCAGGAATTCGTTCCGATAAAGGAAATCAGAAACGGAGTCGTTATTCTTAACGACGGCTCTTTAAGGATAGTTCTTATGGCATCGTCAATAAATTTCGCGCTGAAATCGGCAGACGAACAGGAAGCTATCATTCTGCAATACCAGAATTTTCTGAACTCGCTTGATTTCACCGCTCAATTTTTCATTGAATCGCGCGGATTAAACATAGAACCTTATCTGGACACTTTGCGAGCCAGGCAGCAGGAAATAACTGATGAACTTCTTATGGTGCAATCACGCGAATACATAGAATTCGTCAAAGAATTTGTAAGCGCCAACCAGATAGTCAATAAAACTTTTTACGTGGTAGTTCCGTATTCGCCATCGATGCTTGAAGAAAAAGGCGGTTCGTTTTTAAACACGCTGAAAAATATTTTTGGAAAACAGAAAAAAGAAAAAACTCTGTCTCAGGAAAATTTTGAGGAAAACAAACTGCAGCTCCAGCAACGGGTTGAAACGGTAATACAAGGGCTTTCAAGAGCGGGAGTGCGATCCGCTCCCTTGAACACCGAGGAGCTGATAGAACTTTTTTACGGACTTTACAATCCGGGCGAAGGAGAAAAAGCTAAAATTCCGGAGTTAGAGCAGGATAAAACACTTCAATAAAAATATGCGTTTTTTTTCAACAAAAGAATCCGAAAACAACGAGAGGATATTGCCGGTCAATCCGGAGCAGATTTACAGCACCGGAGTTCTTGAACTCAAGGATATTGTCGCTCCTTCCGCGCTGGAAATAAATTCAAAATACGTGAAATTGGGCGATAAGCTGGCAAAAACTTTTTTCATTTTTTCCTTTCCGCGCTTTCTTTCCGTAAACTGGTTCTCGCCAATAATAAACCTGGACAAAATTTTCGACATTTCCATTTTTGTGCATCCAATAGACACTTCTTCCATACTGAAGCAGATGCAAAGGAAAGTTGCAGAAGTCCAATCGCAGATACACATGAGGGAAGAGAAAGGCCTTATCCGCGACCCGATGCTTGATACCGCGTATCAAGACCTTGAAGATTTGAGGGACAAACTTCAGCAAGCGCAAGAACGCCTCTTCAGTCTCGGGCTTTATATAACGATTTACGCCGAGTCCGAAGACGAACTCGCTTCTCTTGAAAAAGAAATCAAATCCTCCCTTGAATCAAAACTGGTCTACGCCAAACCGGCGCTCTTCCAGCAAGCGGAAGGCCTTGAAACGGTTTTCCCTTTTGGAAACGACCGCCTCTCGGTGAACAATAAAATGAATTCATCTCCGATTTCCAGCCTTTTCCCTTTTGTCTCTTTCGACCTTACTTCGAACAAAGGAATCCTCTACGGCATTAACAGGCACAACAACAGTTTGGTGCTTTTTGACAGATTTTCTCTTGAAAATTATAACTCTGTCGTCTTCGCCAAAGCCGGTTCCGGAAAATCATACGCCACAAAACTTGAAATTCTACGCTCTCTTATGTTTGACACAAGCGTTGTCATAGTGGATCCGGAAAGAGAGTACGAATACCTTGCGGAAGCGGTGGGCGGCAGATATTTCAACATATCGCTCGCGTCCAAACATCACATAAACCCGTTTGACCTGCCGACCCCGCGCGAAGACGAATCGCCTTCCGACGTATTGCGTTCTCATATAATAAATTTGATCGGGCTTTTCAGAATAATGCTCAGCGGGCTTACCCCCGAAGAAGATTCTGTTTTGGATCGGGCAATAACCGAGACTTACGCCTCGCGCGACATAACGCCGGATTCCGATTTTTCAACCAGTATAGCCCCCGTGCTATCGGACCTTGAACTTGTTTTGGCGGGCATGGAAGGAGGAGAAAGCCTGGCGCAAAAACTCAAAAAATACACGCAAGGCAGTTGGTCCGGATTTATAAACCAACCGTCAAACGTGGACATAGATCAAAAACTTATAGTCTTCTCGGTCCGCGACATGGAAGACGATTTAAGGCCGGTGGCGATGTACCTTATCATAAACTTCATCTGGAACGCGGTAAGAAAACAGCTCAAAAAACGGCTTCTTGTGATAGACGAAGCATGGTGGATGATGAAATCCCCCGACGGAGCTTCTTTCCTGACGCACATTGCCAAACGCGCCAGAAAATATTTTCTCGGAGTGGCGACAATCACGCAGGATGTGGGCGATTTTTTGGCATCGCCTTACGGAAGCCCCATAATAAACAACTCCGCAATACAGCTTCTTTTAAAACAATCGCCCGCGGCAATAGACCTTCTCCAGGAAACGTTCAAGTTAACCGAAGAAGAAAAATTTTTGCTTCTTGAATCCGATGTCGGCGAAGGAATTTTCTTTGCCGGATTGAAGCACGTTGCCATAAAAATAATCGCTTCCTATACCGAAGACCAAATAATAACGTCCGACCCGGCCCAGCTTTTGGCGATTAAAAGGGCAAAAAAAGAATTAGCAGAAGGAATGTAAGCCGGAAATTATGGACGAAAAAGAAAATAAAAAAGACGGGCTAGCGGGCAAAATAAATCCGCTTTCTTTCGGGAAAAAAGTTGCTGGCCACTGGCCTATTATTGCGATAGCCGTAATTTTTGATCTTTTGGCCCTTATACCGTTTGTAAGCATCATATTTAATTTTATCTTTGGAGGAATTTTATTTTTCTATTTTACAATTTTAAAAAAAAGTCCGGCTAAATCAAATGTGAATTTTTTAAGAATAGTTTTACCGATAGGTTTTGGCAGCGCGATTGATTTTATGTTAGGGGTGCTTCCGGTAAACACGGCGGCAACGCTTTTCAGGATAATGGCATCCTAAATTTATTTGCTATAATAATAAAAATGGGGAAAAACGTAAAATTAAAAATGGCATTTTCTTTGGTGATTTTAACCGCGTTGTTTTTTTTCGCTACTCCTTTAAAAACCCGCGCGCTGGGAGAAAATTTTGATCTTTCTCTGTTCCCCAACTATCCGAAGCCCGGAAGCGCTGCTTCCGCCGTCGTCTCCAGCCTAAATTTTGAGGTGGAAAAAAGCGCGATAATATGGACGGTCAACGGGAAAGTCAAAAGAAAAGGGACCGGCGAAAAAACCCTTAACTTCACCATGCCCGATTTCGGAAAAACAATAAAAATCGGGGTGGAAATAATAACGCCAGATAAAGAAAATATCGCAAAATCTGTTTCAATAACAGGAAACGACCTTGACCTTATATGGCAGGCGGATACTTATATTCCCTATTGGTACAAAGCAAACTCGCTGGCAGTGGTGGAATCTTTCGTAAATTTCGCGGCGATACCGCATCTTTTTCTAAACAACACCCTTCTTCAGCGGGATAAACTTTTTTACGAATGGTTTTTTGATTACGAAAAACAAAGCGGAGCTTCCGGTATCGGCAAAAATTCATTTAAAGCTCAAATCAAAAATTTTGACGACCACACCGTAACCGTAAAAGTTTCCGACTTGGGCAGAAAAACTTTAATCGAAAAAAGCGCGGTTATTTCAGCTTCAAAAACAAATCCCGAAATAATATTTTATGAAATAGAACCCCTGGCGGGAGTTGTTTTCGGTTCATCCGCGCCAAGTGAAACAAACCTGGAAAGCGAGGAAATTATTCTTAAAGCCGAGCCGTTTTTCTTTTCGCTTGATAAGACAAGCGATTACTCATACGAATGGGAAATGAACGGAAAAAAAATCAATCCTGAAGGAGAACACGGGACGATACATTTGAAAAAAAATCCGGGTATTTCCGGAACTGCTTTCATAAAATTAAGCGTACAAAATCTGAAAAAAATATTTCAATCAGCCGAGAAAACGATAAAAATTAATTTTTAATGAAAACAAAAACTGAAAAAAAATTTTTTGTCACCGCTTTCTTGGTAATTTTTTCCGTTTGTTTTTTTGTTCAAATGACGGCAGTCGCAAATGCGGAAGAAATCATAGGGCTTGAAGACAGTTCTTCCGATTCCGCGGATTCCTATTATTGCGATTATTGCGATGAAAACTATGGGGGAGAGACAGCCGGACAAACGGACCGGCCCGCGGGAAATACAACAAGTTTTGGAACACTCGTAAGCCGCGTGGTTACGTTTAGTATGGTTTTAGGCGCCATCCTGGCGGTTGTGGAAATCGTGGTGGGCGGTCTTGAATATATCGCCTCGGCCGGAAACCCCACCGCAAAAGAAAATGGCAAGAAACGTATTACGCAGGCTCTTTTAGGGGTTCTTATAGCTCTTCTCTCTTACGCGATTCTTTACACTATAAATCCGGATATATTGAATACGGGGCTCGGATTACAGCCGGTTGTTATACAAAAAGCGCCTGCGACAAGTTCTTCTAAACAAACTCAACAGCAAACAACCGGGGTAATAAAAGAATCCGCCGGTGAATGCGCCGCGTATTGCGCGCCCCTTTCTTCTGGTTATGATTCATCAACAAAAATTTGTTCCTGCAATAAAGCATTGTCTAAAACTTGTTGGACGGACGGAGTTGGTTTTTTTGCCGATGCTGAAAGCTGTTATTTAAATAGAACCGGGGACAAGTGCGCGCAAAAAAAGGACGCGGAATGTAAATAAAAAAATAGATGCCAAAAAAACTTCTCACGATAATAATAAGCGCAGGAATAATAATTTTGGGAACAGTGTCTTATTTTCTGTTTTTTAACGGTGGAAACGGAGGGCAAAACAGTCAAAACGACGAAGGGTTTTTTTCTTCTTTTTTCCCGGAAAGTTCCGATAAAGAATCGGCGGGGGGAGGCGGCGGAGAAGAAAATTTCGGTTTGGAACAAGCCGAAACGCAAACTCCTTCCGGAGTTTTAAGCCAAATATCCGATAAAGCCGTTGTCGCTCCTGTCTTTAACCCGTCCACCCAAAAAATCCAGTACTTTGACAAAGCGACTGGGCGGCTTTTTGAAACCGAAACAAACGGAAAAAACAAAAATCAACTTACCATAAACACCATTCCGGAAATTTTTGAAGCATTTTGGTCTTTTGACCTGAAAAACGCCGTGCTGCGTTATCCTGAAAACTCAAACGGATTTGAAACATTAAAAACTTTCCTTATAACAAACCTGGCGACTTCAACAGAGGGCGTATTTCTCCCGACGGGAGTCTCGGCTGTTTCTTTTTCTCCGGCTGAAAGTAAAATATTTTATCTTTCCGACAACGACACAAGCCATGGAATAATTGCCAATACGGAAAACCAAAACCGCAAAGAAATAATAAACCTGCCTTTTAAACAAGGACTCGTGGAATGGCCGCAGTCCGATGTAATAACCGCGCTGACAAGGCCGACGGCTTTGGCGGAAGGATATTTTTACAAAATAAATCCGAAAACCGGAGCTTTGTCAAAAATAATAGACGGAAAAGGCCTGA is a genomic window of Candidatus Paceibacterota bacterium containing:
- a CDS encoding PrgI family protein; translation: MQFQVPQFIEIEDKIFGPLTLKQFLYLAGGGAAVFLLYISLPFFFFILAAAPVGGFAAALAFLKINNRPFINLVENALRHFSRAKIYVWKKTEKPVAREKINPEQNQSPQSPLNQTPAVSKKRLSDLAWSLDIKKDGIEQR
- a CDS encoding DUF87 domain-containing protein, which translates into the protein MRFFSTKESENNERILPVNPEQIYSTGVLELKDIVAPSALEINSKYVKLGDKLAKTFFIFSFPRFLSVNWFSPIINLDKIFDISIFVHPIDTSSILKQMQRKVAEVQSQIHMREEKGLIRDPMLDTAYQDLEDLRDKLQQAQERLFSLGLYITIYAESEDELASLEKEIKSSLESKLVYAKPALFQQAEGLETVFPFGNDRLSVNNKMNSSPISSLFPFVSFDLTSNKGILYGINRHNNSLVLFDRFSLENYNSVVFAKAGSGKSYATKLEILRSLMFDTSVVIVDPEREYEYLAEAVGGRYFNISLASKHHINPFDLPTPREDESPSDVLRSHIINLIGLFRIMLSGLTPEEDSVLDRAITETYASRDITPDSDFSTSIAPVLSDLELVLAGMEGGESLAQKLKKYTQGSWSGFINQPSNVDIDQKLIVFSVRDMEDDLRPVAMYLIINFIWNAVRKQLKKRLLVIDEAWWMMKSPDGASFLTHIAKRARKYFLGVATITQDVGDFLASPYGSPIINNSAIQLLLKQSPAAIDLLQETFKLTEEEKFLLLESDVGEGIFFAGLKHVAIKIIASYTEDQIITSDPAQLLAIKRAKKELAEGM
- a CDS encoding pilin: MTAVANAEEIIGLEDSSSDSADSYYCDYCDENYGGETAGQTDRPAGNTTSFGTLVSRVVTFSMVLGAILAVVEIVVGGLEYIASAGNPTAKENGKKRITQALLGVLIALLSYAILYTINPDILNTGLGLQPVVIQKAPATSSSKQTQQQTTGVIKESAGECAAYCAPLSSGYDSSTKICSCNKALSKTCWTDGVGFFADAESCYLNRTGDKCAQKKDAECK